From a region of the uncultured Draconibacterium sp. genome:
- a CDS encoding putative DNA-binding domain-containing protein, with protein MLLKNDTYNAQSKLANYCRTGTETEITGALAKRLPQYRRLVYNIIKDTLATTYPIACKYIEKNTWEKICHDFFSNHPCSHPQVWRMPKEFLEYCKEKKVDKQYDLPYLNDLLYFEWLEAEMYMMEDKEFPSFRSSDNWFKKRLAINPEYELFKLDYPVHLTTPEEAGNKKGAYFVLLFREKESGRIQFVNLSALYAYLLESIARQEKILEQILADILYVFGINDLVLLQKETLKFLAELHNKGFVLGVLGDNSNISI; from the coding sequence ATGTTGCTGAAAAATGACACATACAACGCACAGTCTAAACTTGCCAATTATTGCAGAACGGGGACAGAAACAGAAATTACCGGTGCCCTCGCAAAGCGTTTACCACAATATCGCCGGCTTGTTTATAATATTATAAAAGACACGCTGGCAACAACCTATCCTATTGCCTGTAAATACATTGAAAAAAATACCTGGGAAAAGATTTGCCATGACTTCTTTTCGAATCACCCCTGCTCACATCCCCAGGTTTGGAGGATGCCAAAGGAGTTTCTTGAATATTGCAAAGAGAAAAAAGTTGACAAACAATATGATCTGCCTTACCTAAACGACCTACTCTATTTCGAGTGGCTTGAAGCAGAAATGTATATGATGGAAGACAAGGAATTTCCCTCATTTCGTTCTTCAGATAACTGGTTTAAAAAGCGACTTGCAATCAATCCGGAATATGAACTTTTCAAACTTGATTATCCCGTTCATTTGACAACACCCGAAGAAGCCGGTAATAAAAAGGGAGCATACTTTGTATTGCTTTTTCGCGAAAAAGAATCAGGGCGAATACAGTTCGTTAATCTTTCAGCACTCTATGCTTATTTACTTGAAAGTATTGCTCGCCAGGAAAAAATACTTGAACAAATTCTAGCAGATATATTATATGTTTTTGGAATAAATGATCTTGTGTTATTACAAAAGGAAACACTCAAATTTTTAGCTGAATTGCACAATAAAGGTTTTGTTCTCGGAGTGTTAGGTGATAATTCCAACATCAGCATATAA